A window of the Podospora bellae-mahoneyi strain CBS 112042 chromosome 6, whole genome shotgun sequence genome harbors these coding sequences:
- a CDS encoding hypothetical protein (COG:Z; EggNog:ENOG503NWJ6), whose protein sequence is MSNANSIKVVARFRPQNRVEIESGGQPIVTFQGPDTCTVDSKEAQGSFTFDRVFDMSCKQSDIFDFSIKPTVDDILNGYNGTVFAYGQTGAGKSYTMMGTNIDDESGKGVIPRIIEQIFSQIMSSPANIEYTVRVSYMEIYMERIRDLLQPQNDNLPVHEEKSRGVYVKGLLEIYVSSVQEVFEVMRRGGNARAVAATNMNQESSRSHSIFVVTITQKNVETGSAKSGQLFLVDLAGSEKVGKTGASGQTLEEAKKINKSLSALGMVINALTDGKSSHVPYRDSKLTRILQESLGGNSRTTLIINCSPSSYNDAETLSTLRFGMRAKSIKNKAKVNAELSPAELKQMVAKAKNQITTFENYIADLQSEVQLWRAGDAVPKERWVPPLLEDRVSGTKADSRPARPATPSRLLERTGAETPSAVERSGTPSLPLDKDEREEFLRRENELQDQLAEKETHAATIERQLRETKEELAIIKEHDGKLGKENERLISESNEFKMQLERLAFENKEAQITMDGLKDANSELTAELDELKQQMLDMKMSAKETSAVLDEKEKKKAEKMAKMLAGFDLSGDVFSDNERSVADAIAQLDALFEIASSGDPVPPDDLKALREKLLEVQGFVRQAELSSFSAASTEAEVQKRQELEAKLTALQQEHEDILSRNLDEADKEEVKALLAKTLSDKSSTQAELVEGLRSDLNVRVAENEKLKALVDDLQRRVKSNGAVPMANGKTVQQQLAEFDVMKKSLMRDLQNRCERVVELEISLDETREQYNNVLRSSNNRAQQKKMAFLERNLEQLTQVQRQLVEQNSALKKEVAIAERKLIARNERIQSLESLLQESQEKMAQANHKFEVQLAAVKDRLEAAKAGSTRGLGSPTGLGGFNIGSRIAKPLRGGGDNNTTTTVSSNPTIASLQQQNAPVENKRSSWFFNKS, encoded by the exons ATGTCGAACGCAAATAGCATCAAGGTTGTGGCTCGGTTTCGCCCGCAAAATCGGGTAGAAATCGAGTCGGGCGGTCAGCCCATTGTCACCTTTCAAGGCCCAGACACCTGCACTGTCGAT TCCAAGGAAGCGCAGGGCTCCTTCACGTTTGACCGTGTCTTTGATATGTCATGCAAGCAATCAGACATTTTCGACTTTTCCATCAAGCCCACCGTCGACGATATCCTCAACGGTTACAATGGTACCGTCTTCGCCTATGGTCAGACCGGTGCTGGTAAATCGTACACCATGATGGGTACCAACATCGACGACGAAAGTGGAAAGGGTGTGATTCCAAGGATCATCGAGCAGATTTTCTCCCAGATCATGTCGAGCCCGGCCAATATCGAGTATACAGTGCGCGTCAGCTACATGGAGATCTACATGGAGCGCATCCGCGATCTGTTGCAGCCACAAAACGACAACCTGCCAGTCCACGAGGAGAAGAGCAGGGGTGTCTACGTCAAGGGGCTGCTGGAGATTTACGTATCGAGTGTGCAGGAAGTCTTTGaagtgatgaggagaggcGGCAACGCCAGAGCTGTCGCGGCGACCAACATGAACCAGGAGTCTTCTCGATCGCATTCCATCTTCgtcgtcaccatcacccaaaaGAATGTCGAAACCGGCTCGGCCAAGAGTGGTCAGCTCTTCTTGGTCGATTTGGCCGGTAGTGAAAAGGTTGGCAAGACGGGCGCCAGCGGACAAACGCTGGAGGAAGCCAAAAAGATCAACAAGAGTTTGAGTGCCCTCGGCATGGTCATCAACGCCCTGACGGACGGCAAATCATCACACGTTCCCTACAGAGACTCAAAACTCACCCGTATTCTACAAGAATCTCTGGGTGGTAACAGTCGGACGACCCTCATTATCAACTGCTCCCCTTCCAGTTACAACGATGCCGAGACACTCAGCACGCTCCGCTTCGGCATGCGCGCCAAATCCATCAAAAACAAGGCCAAGGTCAACGCCGAGCTCAGCCCTGCCGAACTCAAGCAAATGgtggccaaggccaagaaccAAATCACAACCTTTGAGAATTACATTGCCGACCTGCAGAGCGAAGTGCAGTTATGGCGTGCCGGCGACGCCGTGCCAAAGGAGAGGTGGGTCCCACCCCTTTTGGAAGACAGAGTATCAGGCACAAAGGCAGACTCAAGGCCGGCCCGGCCCGCAACGCCTTCCCGATTACTGGAGCGTACCGGCGCTGAAACGCCTTCTGCTGTCGAGAGATCTGGGACACCAAGCCTCCCCCTGGACAAGGATGAACGTGAAGAGTTCTTGCGCCGGGAGAATGAGCTTCAGGACCAGCTTGCCGAAAAGGAGACACATGCTGCCACCATTGAGAGACAACTCCGTGAGACAAAGGAGGAgcttgccatcatcaaggagCACGATGGAAAGCTCGGAAAGGAAAACGAAAGGTTGATCAGCGAGTCTAACGAGTTCAAGATGCAGCTGGAAAGGTTAGCATTCGAGAACAAGGAGGCTCAGATCACCATGGACGGGCTCAAGGATGCCAACTCGGAGCTTACCGCCGAGCTGGACGAGCTCAAGCAGCAGATGCTTGACATGAAGATGAGCGCCAAGGAGACCAGTGCCGTCctggatgagaaggagaagaagaaggcggagaagatggccaagATGCTTGCCGGCTTCGATCTCAGCGGGGATGTGTTTAGCGACAACGAGCGATCCGTCGCCGATGCAATCGCGCAACTAGACGCCCTCTTCGAGATTGCCTCGAGTGGCGACCCTGTCCCCCCTGATGACCTCAAGGCCCTCAGGGAGAAGCTCTTGGAGGTGCAGGGTTTCGTACGACAGGCCGAGCTGTCTAGCTTCAGTGCTGCCTCCACCGAGGCTGAAGTGCAAAAGAGAcaggagctggaggccaAGCTGACTGCTCTCCAACAAGAGCACGAGGACATCTTGTCCAGAAACCTGGATGAGGccgacaaggaggaggttaAGGCCCTTCTCGCCAAGACGCTGTCCGACAAGTCCAGCACACAAGCCGAGCTCGTCGAGGGTCTCCGGAGCGACCTCAACGTCCGCGTGGCGGAGaacgagaagctcaaggctctCGTTGATGACCTCCAACGCCGGGTCAAGTCCAACGGGGCGGTGCCCATGGCCAACGGCAAGAcggtgcagcagcagctggctgaGTTTGAcgtgatgaagaagagtcTCATGCGCGACCTCCAGAACCGGTGCGAGCGCGTGGTGGAGCTCGAAATCTCCTTGGATGAGACTCGCGAGCAGTACAACAATGTGCTCCggagcagcaacaaccgggcacagcagaagaagatggcGTTTCTGGAGCGCAACCTGGAGCAGCTCACGCAGGTGCAGAGGCAGCTGGTGGAGCAGAACTCGgcgctgaagaaggaggtaGCGATTGCGGAGCGCAAGCTGATTGCGCGCAACGAGAGGATCCAGAGCTTGGAGAGCTTGCTGCAGGAGAGCCAGGAGAAGATGGCGCAGGCGAACCACAA ATTCGAGGTGCAGCTCGCCGCCGTCAAAGACCGGCTCGAGGCGGCGAAGGCCGGAAGCACAAGGGGGCTGGGCTCGCCGACTGGCCTCGGTGGCTTCAACATTGGCAGCCGAATCGCCAAGCCGCTTCGTGGCGGAGGTGACAACAATACTACGACGACTGTTTCTAGTAATCCTACGATTGCCAGtttgcagcagcagaatgCTCCGGTTGAGAATAAGAGGTCGAGCTGGTTTTTTAACAAGTCGTAG
- a CDS encoding hypothetical protein (EggNog:ENOG503NXZ5; COG:S) → MQSGLSEVSNSETHKPTDSTPSTASQHGIRRPSSQPRPGSQSPRRARSPSPGARGSELDVSELDHKLDRLNVAGVEVDVDTAPSYELVAGQRISEYENASSVMLSNRQSPRPASDSKPTSNGVPFKSAQLTDFPNELLTQILSHLHPDSHGAVALVSKRFYALVTTPYAWRTAFLRYFPGRDALAESKKSGQKEQEGESHHDVIRSEVRFFTRLTTSASWRSEYLLRTRLLRSVVRGKPGSGGVGTSTKASQKKSGAVLTYNSKLPWMISTVHANFTGGRQGPKVIHGSRDLGIATASDPTTGRLDKVGLDDPFSFQQLDEVFPDLDFWGLDDGLAAVPNVLDVSQQYGLVGGEGFPGGRVYFKGAGDLRGKYLGQDDVIIDMEPEIPKIPELMEAVSAVWIAKTPNPMQVTNSMVGIMTGSTLGVVTAYTLGIDSTGPRFSKGDMTARWVLCPGVPVVDIKVDDNYSLKRKALGRVWAVALNALGEVFYLRDVPTPPLVKGKLEQMVRHAWYSGRTAYWELIEATRRTARPDEFDRNVVRGSYSPRSPCNSMRLNKDQIIAESKEIEKFFRYKPEHWRKACLGWDMLRKLEVDFAGGGENRAGEGIFVVTMGHGRGEQASVLRLVRAESWPLVTTPSGPTTPLAQPFHSSIFGDQVVPNGPGKTAVGSGLNTPRTEENAAKPDSEEWKLTEFTFKSNASTEITASSMDLSTFAVMAPFEDPLHSGSQLADPPGTPTSGQASGEIPGRRARLLAIGTSTGSIVLWNARDASPVVKPVRVIQTDSPEISSLGVSALYVVHGGSDGLVQAWDPLASTLEPIRTLNARPSGRIPRHILQSNPALQHANFYKVGAIFLDPDPTALRGVLAFGTFLRYWTYSSTNQVTGRKRRHRHNDVHGRLAGRRDGAGVDSYIAAEAAEMRREQEHRSKELDRLRKRFGVGLAELTEEEALQYAQMISEESLLLDEQRRFSASDTASGSNADLGSLDGSSSGSSSSSTAETITPEPSISNGGVATAARASSSSVVLAPLPEETTEDDFEAQMQRAIRLSLLESGGDSSGQVTDCYSPAGQNQSEEDLEMYQEFQVVVKKPNGRGKKDKGKGVTNGSGGGGSGSNAMVDKMYGYNGVSGVNSVVDLGGGGGDGEMDDDLALALRLSMVEEEERLRRLGEEREEGVVNGEWEREGEEEEEFPALEVKGKGKGKGRA, encoded by the exons CCGACTCGAAGCCCACCAGCAATGGCGTGCCCTTCAAGAGTGCCCAGCTGACTGACTTTCCCAATG AACTCCTGACCCaaatcctctcccacctccatcccGACTCGCACGGCGCTGTGGCTTTAGTGTCGAAGCGGTTTTATGCGCTTGTTACGACCCCTTATGCCTGGCGGACTGCCTTCCTGCGATACTTCCCTGGGCGTGATGCCCTGGCAGAATCGAAGAAGTCTGGTCAAAAGGAACAGGAGGGCGAATCTCACCATGATGTCATCAGGTCCGAGGTTCGATTCTTCACTCGGCTGACCACGTCTGCCTCGTGGCGCAGCGAGTACTTGTTGCGCACTCGTCTGCTCAGGAGCGTGGTTCGTGGAAAGCCGGGTagtgggggtgttgggacGTCTACGAAAGCCAGCCAGAAGAAGTCCGGTGCTGTGTTGACGTACAATTCGAAACTGCCGTGGATGATATCAACCGTTCATGCCAACTTCACTGGTGGCAGGCAAGGACCCAAGGTCATTCATGGCTCTCGCGACCTCGGTATCGCCACGGCCAGCGATCCGACTACGGGTCGACTGGACAAGGTCGGGCTCGACGACCCCTTTTCGTTTCAGCAGTTGGATGAGGTTTTCCCCGACCTTGACTTTTGGGGTCTGGATGACGGCCTGGCTGCGGTTCCAAATGTTTTGGATGTGAGCCAGCAGTATGGAttggttggtggagaaggcTTTCCTGGTGGCCGGGTGTACTTCAAGGGTGCTGGAGACTTGCGTGGCAAGTATCTGGGCCAGGACGATGTCATTATTGACATGGAACCCGAGATTCCCAAGATCCCGGAGCTCATGGAGGCCGTCTCTGCTGTTTGGATTGCCAAGACGCCCAACCCCATGCAGGTGACAAACTCCATGGTTGGCATCATGACTGGTTCTACGCTCGGTGTTGTAACTGCTTACACACTGGGCATTGACTCAACTGGGCCTCGGTTTTCCAAGGGCGACATGACGGCTCGCTGGGTTCTCTGCCCAGGTGTTCCCGTTGTCGACATTAAGGTGGATGATAACTACAGCTTGAAGCGCAAAGCTCTGGGTCGAGTTTGGGCCGTTGCTTTGAACGCGTTGGGTGAGGTATTCTACCTTCGGGATGTTCCCACGCCGCCCCTGGTCAAAGGCAAGCTCGAACAGATGGTCAGGCACGCCTGGTACTCTGGTCGGACTGCCTACTGGGAACTCATCGAGGCCACTCGCCGTACGGCTAGACCTGATGAGTTTGATAGGAACGTCGTCCGTGGTTCTTACTCACCCCGATCACCTTGCAATTCTATGAGATTGAACAAAGACCAGATCATTGCTGAGTCCAAGGAAATCGAAAAGTTCTTTCGGTACAAGCCTGAACATTGGCGGAAGGCGTGCCTCGGCTGGGACATGCTGCGCAAGCTCGAGGTCGACTTTGCTGGGGGGGGTGAAAACAGAGCTGGGGAAGGCATTTTTGTGGTCACCATGGGTCATGGCAGAGGCGAACAGGCATCTGTCCTCAGGCTTGTCCGGGCAGAGAGTTGGCCTCTGGTGACTACGCCTTCAGGGCCGACGACACCCCTGGCTCAGCCTTTTCATTCGTCCATTTTCGGTGATCAGGTGGTTCCGAATGGACCGGGCAAAACAGCTGTCGGCTCTGGTCTGAACACTCCTCGAACCGAGGAGAATGCCGCAAAACCGGACTCTGAGGAATGGAAGCTCACCGAGTTCACTTTCAAGAGCAATGCCAGTACCGAGATTACGGCGAGCTCCATGGACCTGTCCACCTTTGCGGTCATGGCGCCTTTCGAAGATCCTCTGCATTCTGGCTCGCAGCTCGCTGACCCTCCTGGCACGCCTACTTCTGGGCAAGCTTCGGGTGAGATTCCGGGCCGCCGCGCGCGCTTGTTGGCCATTGGCACCAGCACCGGGTCGATTGTGCTGTGGAATGCGCGAGACGCGTCCCCCGTGGTGAAGCCGGTGAGAGTCATTCAAACCGACTCGCCTGAGATCTCCAGTCTGGGTGTGTCGGCGTTGTATGTAGTTCACGGAGGTAGTGACGGGCTCGTGCAAGCATGGGACCCTCTGGCCTCGACGCTTGAGCCCATAAGAACGCTCAACGCCAGACCCTCGGGACGCATTCCACGCCACATCCTCCAATCGAACCCTGCTCTCCAACACGCCAACTTCTACAAGGTCGGTGCCATTTTTTTGGACCCTGACCCGACGGCCTTGCGTGGTGTCCTTGCGTTTGGTACATTTCTGCGATACTGGACCTACAGCTCTACCAACCAAGTAACTGGACGCAAGCGTCGCCATCGTCACAATGATGTTCACGGGCGGCTGGCTGGTCGCCGTGATGGTGCCGGTGTTGACTCGTACATTGCGGCTGAAGCGGCAGAGATGCGCAGGGAGCAGGAACACCGCTCCAAGGAACTCGACCGTCTCCGCAAGCGGTTTGGTGTCGGTCTTGCTGAGCtcaccgaggaggaagcgctGCAGTATGCCCAGATGATCTCGGAAGAGTCGCTTCTTTTGGATGAACAGCGCCGCTTCAGCGCAAGTGACACGGCCAGTGGATCGAATGCCGATTTGGGGTCGTTGGATgggagcagcagtggcagcagtagcagcagcactgCTGAGACCATCACCCCTGAACCGAGCATTTccaatggtggtgttgccaCTGCCGCGAGGGCGAGTTCTTCCTCTGTGGTTTTGGCTCCTTTGCCAGAGGAGACGACGGAGGACGATTTCGAGGCGCAGATGCAGAGGGCGATTAGGTTGTCGCTTTTGGAGAGCGGGGGGGATTCTTCGGGGCAGGTGACTGATTGCTATTCTCCGGCTGGGCAGAATCAGAGTGAGGAGGATCTGGAGATGTATCAAGAGTTTCAGGTGGTGGTTAAGAAACCTaatgggagggggaagaaagataaggggaagggggttacgaatgggagtgggggtggtgggagtggaTCGAATGCGATGGTGGATAAGATGTATGGGTATAACGGGGTTAGTGGGGTCAACAGTGTTGTTGacttgggcggtggtggtggtgacggggagatggatgatgatttgGCGTTGGCATTGAGGTTGAgtatggtggaggaggaggagaggttgaggaggttgggagaggagagggaggaaggggtggtgaatggggagtgggagagggagggggaggaggaggaggagtttcCTGCTttggaggtgaaggggaaggggaaggggaaggggagggcttga